The following are encoded in a window of Oncorhynchus masou masou isolate Uvic2021 chromosome 17, UVic_Omas_1.1, whole genome shotgun sequence genomic DNA:
- the ptger4c gene encoding prostaglandin E receptor 4 (subtype EP4) c, translating into MNNSFYGDGSNISELVQPLCVSHNQSTFPPLRLESKSLVTSATMFAFGVMGNLIAIVVLCISKKEQKETTFYTLVVGMAITDLLGTCFTSPVVIATYIAQRWPGGELLCDFFSFSMLFFGSAGMSILCAMAVERYLAINHAYLYSQYIDRTTARLALMGIYLANIVLCIMPSFGFGKHVRHFPGTWCFLDWRATDPLAASYSFLYGGFMLVLIAVTVLCNFAVCRSLVGMSQKTRIVRAKVSAQVGSRRVFLPSVTCPSAAEIQMFWLLIFMTIVFLVCSIPLVVRIFVNQLYGPSNICAGVNPDYRSDLMAIRFASFNPILDPWVYILCRKNLLVKGCERVKKTVGQVKAGRGRNLGWVGTSSHHSLPSFEHSNETSYASLRTTNYRNDSENQVTTKNKSFTDFTMRQAWDLDTAQANFHPFSVDQTTVIGFEAEIAVVSKPAMLASKLGSSEALPEMCSPAGLHSHVSKGDIVTCTFSTLSSCQSEKCL; encoded by the exons ATGAATAATTCCTTCTATGGCGATGGCTCGAACATTTCAGAACTCGTTCAACCGCTCTGTGTCTCCCACAACCAAAGCACTTTCCCGCCACTGCGACTGGAATCAAAATCGCTGGTCACTTCAGCCACTATGTTCGCTTTTGGAGTCATGGGGAACCTCATTGCCATTGTTGTGTTATGCATCTCAAAGAAAGAGCAGAAGGAGACCACTTTCTATACGCTGGTTGTTGGAATGGCTATCACGGACCTGTTGGGCACCTGTTTCACCAGCCCGGTGGTTATCGCCACCTACATAGCCCAGAGGTGGCCCGGTGGAGAGCTACTGTGTGACTTTTTCTCGTTCTCTATGCTCTTTTTCGGCTCGGCTGGAATGTCCATTCTGTGCGCTATGGCAGTGGAACGATACCTGGCCATAAACCACGCGTATCTTTACTCCCAATACATTGACCGGACGACGGCGCGTTTGGCGCTCATGGGCATCTACCTAGCTAACATTGTGCTGTGCATCATGCCCAGCTTTGGTTTCGGGAAGCATGTGCGCCACTTCCCAGGCACTTGGTGTTTTTTGGACTGGAGGGCGACGGACCCCCTCGCTGCCTCGTACTCGTTTCTGTATGGCGGGTTCATGTTGGTGTTGATTGCGGTGACAGTTCTGTGCAACTTCGCAGTGTGTCGGTCACTTGTGGGGATGAGCCAGAAGACGCGGATAGTGAGAGCGAAGGTGTCCGCGCAAGTAGGCTCACGGCGGGTGTTCCTGCCCTCCGTCACCTGCCCGTCCGCGGCTGAGATCCAAATGTTCTGGCTGCTGATATTTATGACCATCGTTTTCCTGGTGTGCTCCATTCCTTTGGTG GTGCGCATCTTTGTAAACCAGCTGTATGGTCCTTCCAACATCTGTGCCGGAGTGAATCCAGATTACCGCAGTGATCTGATGGCCATTCGCTTCGCCTCGTTCAACCCCATTCTGGACCCCTGGGTATACATCCTCTGTAGGAAGAACCTGTTGGTCAAGGGCTGTGAGAGGGTGAAGAAGACAGTTGGACAAGTCAAGGCGGGCCGCGGGCGTAATTTAGGCTGGGTTGGCACTAGCAGTCATCATTCACTCCCGTCGTTTGAACACAGCAACGAGACCAGTTATGCGTCATTACGCACGACCAACTACAGAAACGATTCGGAGAACCAGGTTACCACCAAAAATAAATCATTTACAGACTTTACCATGCGACAAGCCTGGGACCTTGACACGGCGCAGGCGAACTTCCATCCGTTTAGTGTAGATCAGACTACCGTGATCGGTTTCGAGGCTGAGATAGCGGTGGTGTCTAAACCCGCCATGCTCGCGTCAAAGCTCGGAAGCAGCGAGGCGCTTCCGGAGATGTGCTCACCAGCAGGTCTTCATAGCCACGTCAGTAAAGGGGACATAGTCACCTGTACCTTCAGCACACTAAGCTCCTGTCAATCGGAGAAGTGCCTCTGA